A genomic region of Anas acuta chromosome 1, bAnaAcu1.1, whole genome shotgun sequence contains the following coding sequences:
- the APOO gene encoding MICOS complex subunit MIC26 codes for MLKVLRLGATPVSLSLLSIQVYASSSEKETAKKELLKIDELSLYSSPARETKYVENPQTQLEEGVSHLRHAMEPYTAWCQDLYAKAKPQLEKAVERGREGFEFLQNPPDGFYPRLGVIGFAGILGLFLARGSKIKKLVYPAGFMGIGASMYYPQQAVAVAKVAGTQLYDWSLQGYIAVESLWKDNAKKKKSGKKDDKGDAEGDKPQDMHAASNEERALK; via the exons ATGCTCAAG GTACTTCGGCTGGGGGCCACCCCTGTAAGCCTGAGCTTGCTCTCTATCCAAGTTTATGCTTCctcttcagagaaagaaactgcCAAAAAAGAGTTGCTGAAAATTGATGAG CTGTCACTCTACTCCTCTCCAGCTCGTGAGACTAAATATGTGGAGAATCCACAAACCCAATTGGAAGAGGGGGTTTCACATTTACGGCATGCTATGGAGCCATACACAGCCTGGTGTCAG gaTCTTTATGCCAAAGCTAAGCCCCAATTAGAAAAAGCTGTTGAGCGTGGTAGAG AGGGCTTTGAATTTCTGCAAAATCCCCCTGATGGATTTTATCCAAGGCTTGGTGTGATAGGTTTTGCTGGAATTCTTGGATTATTTCTTGCTAGAG GctcaaaaataaagaagttgGTGTATCCTGCAGGCTTCATGGGTATTGGTGCTTCCATGTATTATCCTCAGCAAGCGGTTGCTGTTGCAAAG gtTGCTGGTACACAGCTGTATGACTGGAGTCTTCAGGGATATATTGCCGTAGAATCTCTTTGGAAGGATAATGctaagaagaagaaatctgGGAAAAAAGATGATAAG GGTGATGCAGAGGGTGACAAGCCCCAGGACATGCATGCTGCTTCAAATGAAGAGCGAGCCCTGAAGTAG